A genomic window from Oceanobacillus timonensis includes:
- a CDS encoding nucleotidyltransferase, whose amino-acid sequence MEACGLVVEYNPFHYGHQYHLKKAREETGAACMIAVMSGNFLQRGEPAIMDKYHRAKAAILGGVDLVVELPYAYAVQHSDYFAKGAIETLYHAGVNAVCFGSESGNIAAFTDAYQLQKEHRPTYESNLKMYLNQGFSYPDAATKAYQHIFGLSEILDVSQPNNILGLGYVRAIKDAHYPIQPITIKRIQNNYHDTVITGKIASATSIRKEVLVNTSATAADSMPAETLQLLTTYKQEAGQWHEWELYFPFLKYRVQTMTSAELEQIEGVVEGLEHRMKRTVEEASSFQEWMHALKTKRYTWTRLQRIFVHILTHTRKEEKILEHDTGYVRILAMNKTGQAYLNQQKKQTDFPFITKMNQMKHPFLQIEERAAKAYYSILAAEKQRNFFLQELTSPIIVK is encoded by the coding sequence ATGGAAGCTTGCGGTTTAGTGGTTGAATATAATCCCTTCCATTATGGACATCAATATCATTTAAAAAAAGCCAGAGAAGAGACAGGTGCTGCTTGTATGATTGCGGTTATGAGCGGAAATTTTTTGCAACGCGGTGAACCGGCAATCATGGACAAATATCATCGTGCTAAAGCGGCCATCCTTGGAGGCGTTGATTTAGTAGTTGAGTTACCATATGCGTATGCTGTGCAACATAGTGATTATTTTGCCAAAGGAGCAATCGAAACGCTCTACCACGCCGGAGTTAACGCGGTCTGTTTCGGCAGCGAATCCGGCAATATTGCTGCTTTTACAGATGCTTATCAGCTGCAGAAAGAGCATCGTCCTACCTACGAATCAAATTTGAAAATGTATTTAAATCAAGGATTTTCCTATCCGGACGCAGCAACAAAAGCTTACCAGCATATTTTCGGTTTATCTGAAATACTTGATGTGTCCCAACCGAATAATATATTAGGTTTAGGTTATGTCCGAGCAATAAAAGATGCACATTATCCAATCCAGCCGATTACTATCAAACGAATACAGAACAATTATCATGACACTGTCATTACAGGAAAGATCGCCAGTGCCACCAGTATCCGTAAAGAAGTGCTGGTGAATACGTCTGCAACAGCTGCTGACAGCATGCCTGCTGAAACATTACAGCTATTGACAACCTATAAACAGGAAGCCGGACAATGGCATGAGTGGGAATTATATTTTCCCTTCCTGAAATATCGTGTACAAACCATGACTTCTGCAGAATTAGAGCAAATAGAAGGGGTTGTAGAAGGATTGGAGCATCGAATGAAACGCACTGTTGAGGAAGCTTCATCCTTTCAAGAATGGATGCATGCCTTGAAAACAAAGCGTTACACTTGGACAAGGCTCCAGCGGATATTCGTTCATATTTTAACTCATACCAGAAAAGAAGAAAAAATATTAGAGCATGATACCGGGTACGTACGGATACTTGCCATGAACAAAACCGGTCAGGCTTATTTAAATCAACAGAAAAAGCAAACTGACTTCCCATTTATTACAAAAATGAATCAGATGAAACATCCGTTTCTGCAAATAGAAGAACGGGCCGCCAAAGCATATTACAGCATTTTAGCTGCTGAAAAACAAAGAAATTTCTTTTTACAGGAACTGACTTCCCCGATTATTGTAAAATAA
- the ylbJ gene encoding sporulation integral membrane protein YlbJ: MKQKLKTLGYAGISIFLFFSLIRFPDQALEAAIRGLNMWWEVVFPSLLPFFITAELLLAFGVVKFLGILFEPIMRPLFNIPGAGSFGWIMGMASGYPTGAKIAARLREEKQVTQIEAERLVSFTNNSSPLFIFGAISAGFFYNIKLGLLLAVCHYGANTLVGIVMRFHGRKQEKHITKKKRAPFSLKKAFQEMHRNRLRNTRPFGEILGDAVLNSIQTLVMVGGFIILFSVLIKLLFLMDITPFFAAFIEPILPIFELPKELGLPFISGLFEITVGSNLISQVTTDSLLQKAMLISFILGFNGLSIQAQIASILAKTDIRFHPYFFARLLHGTFAVGLTLILYKPLYLDRIVIHSNEIPAATVQDPSIWMHIYYFLQTIGPAITIISLAAAIYIIIHHSKKE, translated from the coding sequence TTGAAACAAAAGCTAAAAACACTTGGCTATGCCGGGATATCTATTTTCTTATTCTTCAGTTTAATACGATTTCCAGATCAGGCATTGGAAGCAGCTATCCGCGGGTTAAATATGTGGTGGGAGGTTGTCTTTCCCTCTTTACTGCCATTTTTTATAACTGCTGAGCTATTATTAGCTTTCGGTGTCGTAAAATTTCTTGGTATTCTATTTGAACCAATTATGCGGCCGTTATTTAATATCCCCGGTGCCGGGAGCTTTGGCTGGATTATGGGAATGGCCAGCGGTTACCCAACAGGGGCAAAAATAGCAGCGAGGCTTCGTGAAGAAAAGCAAGTAACACAAATAGAAGCGGAAAGATTAGTATCTTTCACAAATAATTCCAGCCCGCTTTTTATATTTGGAGCCATTTCCGCCGGCTTTTTTTATAATATAAAATTGGGCTTACTATTAGCTGTATGTCATTATGGTGCAAACACCCTTGTCGGAATCGTTATGCGTTTTCATGGAAGGAAACAGGAGAAGCATATCACTAAGAAAAAAAGGGCTCCCTTTTCACTGAAAAAAGCATTTCAGGAGATGCACCGAAACCGTTTGAGAAATACACGCCCATTTGGGGAGATATTGGGAGATGCTGTATTAAATTCGATTCAAACACTTGTCATGGTCGGCGGATTTATCATTTTATTTTCCGTTCTTATTAAACTGCTCTTCCTGATGGACATTACACCGTTTTTTGCAGCATTTATTGAACCGATTCTTCCAATATTTGAACTGCCAAAAGAATTAGGACTTCCATTTATCTCCGGTTTATTTGAAATCACCGTGGGATCGAACTTAATTTCACAAGTAACGACCGATTCTCTGTTGCAAAAAGCAATGTTAATTAGTTTTATCCTGGGCTTTAACGGATTATCCATCCAGGCTCAAATTGCAAGTATTTTAGCAAAAACCGATATCCGTTTCCACCCGTATTTCTTTGCCCGTCTTTTACATGGAACATTTGCTGTTGGACTGACACTTATTTTATACAAACCGCTGTATCTCGATCGAATTGTGATTCATTCGAATGAAATTCCTGCTGCCACGGTGCAGGACCCCTCTATTTGGATGCATATATACTACTTTTTGCAAACGATTGGACCAGCCATAACAATTATCAGTTTAGCAGCAGCTATTTATATCATTATCCATCATAGTAAAAAAGAATAA
- a CDS encoding YceD family protein → MKLTINQIKKGSVNEPYFFDDHADVSELETMNNDIRKISPVHVNGQVTVHGEEFYVNMRIKGEMILPCARTLVDVPYSFDIDANEVFSASAYYGKEEEEQEIHPIQGEVLDLIPFIKENILLEIPYRVFADNVDHVDSEEAAPSSGKDWEFVSETKEDKNIDPRLKKLESFLNNNQEEK, encoded by the coding sequence ATGAAATTGACTATTAATCAGATTAAAAAAGGTTCCGTAAATGAGCCGTATTTCTTTGATGATCATGCAGATGTGTCCGAACTGGAAACGATGAATAATGATATACGTAAAATTTCTCCGGTACATGTAAACGGACAAGTGACGGTTCATGGTGAGGAGTTTTATGTGAACATGCGCATAAAGGGAGAGATGATACTTCCATGTGCCCGCACATTGGTGGATGTTCCTTATTCGTTTGACATAGATGCAAACGAGGTTTTTTCTGCTTCTGCTTATTATGGGAAAGAAGAAGAGGAACAAGAAATTCATCCCATTCAGGGAGAAGTTCTTGACTTAATCCCATTTATCAAGGAAAATATACTATTGGAAATTCCGTACCGCGTTTTTGCCGACAATGTGGATCATGTTGATTCGGAGGAGGCAGCCCCTTCTAGCGGGAAGGATTGGGAATTTGTATCTGAAACGAAGGAAGACAAGAATATCGATCCGAGATTAAAAAAATTGGAGTCTTTCCTTAATAATAATCAGGAAGAAAAATAA
- a CDS encoding Myb-like DNA-binding domain-containing protein: MNDTRQDAWTEEEDRLLADTVLKCIQEGRTQLEAFKEVAEKLSRTSAACGFRWNAKIRKQCQEQVQAAKEKRKAGLKQRITYPAIEAPSIQSIDTAIQLLEKMRKDIPQQEGFVKREELDKALQENKDLKNKIATYETVWGEINQLLNTISK; encoded by the coding sequence ATGAACGATACACGACAGGATGCATGGACAGAAGAAGAAGACAGACTACTAGCTGATACAGTACTCAAGTGTATACAGGAAGGAAGAACACAATTGGAAGCCTTTAAAGAAGTTGCTGAAAAATTATCCAGAACTTCAGCAGCGTGCGGGTTTCGCTGGAATGCTAAAATAAGAAAACAATGCCAGGAACAAGTGCAAGCTGCAAAAGAAAAAAGAAAAGCTGGATTAAAGCAGCGCATTACTTATCCGGCTATAGAAGCGCCATCGATTCAATCTATTGATACAGCTATTCAGCTGCTAGAAAAAATGCGGAAGGATATACCGCAGCAGGAAGGTTTTGTGAAGCGGGAAGAATTAGATAAAGCATTGCAGGAAAATAAAGATTTAAAAAACAAAATTGCAACATATGAAACGGTATGGGGAGAAATAAATCAACTGTTGAATACCATTTCAAAGTAA
- the coaD gene encoding pantetheine-phosphate adenylyltransferase: MRKLAICPGSFDPVTNGHLDIIRRGAKVFEEIVVTVFNNQSKSPLFTVEERKQLLEETLKDLPNVRVDSSSGLLMDYAREVGATAVIRGLRAVSDFEYEMQITSMNRKLNEDVETLFMMTNTKYSFLSSSMVKEAAKYQGNISGLVPELVEEALQKKYNAF; this comes from the coding sequence ATGCGGAAATTAGCAATATGCCCAGGAAGTTTTGATCCGGTTACAAATGGACATTTGGACATTATCAGACGCGGTGCTAAAGTGTTTGAAGAGATTGTAGTCACTGTGTTTAATAATCAATCTAAATCCCCGCTCTTTACGGTGGAAGAAAGAAAACAATTGTTGGAAGAAACATTAAAAGATTTACCAAATGTGCGGGTTGATTCGTCAAGTGGATTACTCATGGATTATGCAAGAGAAGTAGGAGCTACTGCTGTCATTAGAGGACTGCGTGCAGTCAGTGACTTTGAATATGAAATGCAGATTACTTCAATGAACCGGAAGTTAAATGAAGATGTGGAAACCTTATTTATGATGACAAACACAAAATACTCTTTTTTAAGTTCGAGCATGGTCAAAGAAGCTGCTAAATACCAGGGAAATATCAGCGGACTTGTCCCCGAATTGGTGGAAGAAGCGCTTCAGAAGAAATATAATGCATTTTAA
- the rpmF gene encoding 50S ribosomal protein L32, translated as MAVPKRRTSKKVKNQRRTHKKLHVPGMVECSNCGELTKPHRVCKSCGHYDGKEVVSN; from the coding sequence ATGGCAGTACCTAAAAGAAGAACTTCCAAAAAAGTAAAAAACCAACGCCGTACGCATAAAAAATTACACGTACCTGGCATGGTAGAATGCTCTAACTGTGGCGAATTAACAAAACCTCATCGTGTTTGCAAATCTTGCGGACATTATGACGGAAAAGAAGTTGTGAGTAACTAA
- a CDS encoding SepM family pheromone-processing serine protease codes for MRLTKKRIIGLLAVVVIVYLLGVYQLPYYIQKPGGADALDPIVEVDGGYPSEGEMHLVTISGMQATPILYAAALVLPHQEILPLDQVFPEGMSQEDYMEAQLQVMESSQEAATVVAYEAADKEIDIDFKGVYVVAAVDGLPAEGKLESGDRIIGIDDAEVNESQDLLDYIDGKESGDTVTVVYERDDEEHTVDLDLAPLDDEESRVGVGINLVTDREVTVQPETRFSSGNIGGPSAGLMFSLEIYDQLTEDDLTGGKQIGGTGEIDYEGNIHRIGGIDKKVVASDKEDVDIFFAPNEGGQEDSNYEVAAETAESIGTDMEIVPVDDFQDAVDYLESAANE; via the coding sequence TTGCGATTAACGAAAAAAAGAATTATAGGTTTATTAGCTGTTGTAGTAATCGTTTATTTATTGGGTGTCTATCAATTGCCGTATTATATTCAAAAACCGGGAGGAGCCGATGCATTAGATCCTATTGTAGAAGTAGACGGCGGCTACCCTAGTGAAGGGGAAATGCATTTGGTGACAATAAGCGGTATGCAGGCAACCCCTATTTTATATGCTGCTGCTCTCGTTTTGCCGCATCAGGAGATTCTTCCTTTAGATCAGGTTTTCCCGGAAGGAATGTCCCAGGAAGACTATATGGAAGCACAGCTCCAAGTGATGGAAAGCTCTCAGGAAGCGGCCACTGTCGTTGCTTATGAAGCAGCGGATAAAGAGATAGATATTGATTTTAAAGGTGTCTATGTGGTTGCTGCAGTGGATGGGCTTCCAGCAGAGGGGAAATTAGAGAGTGGAGACCGTATCATCGGAATTGATGATGCAGAAGTGAATGAATCTCAGGATTTGCTTGATTATATTGATGGAAAAGAGTCTGGGGATACAGTAACAGTCGTTTATGAAAGAGACGATGAAGAACATACTGTAGATTTGGATTTAGCACCGCTGGATGATGAAGAGAGCCGTGTAGGTGTTGGTATAAATCTTGTGACAGATCGTGAAGTAACGGTTCAGCCGGAAACACGATTTTCAAGTGGCAATATCGGTGGCCCGAGTGCAGGCCTGATGTTTTCATTGGAAATCTATGATCAGTTAACGGAAGATGATTTAACCGGCGGCAAACAAATCGGCGGTACTGGTGAAATTGATTATGAAGGAAATATCCATCGAATTGGCGGAATAGATAAGAAAGTCGTTGCTTCTGATAAAGAAGATGTGGATATTTTCTTTGCACCTAATGAGGGCGGACAGGAAGATTCGAATTATGAAGTAGCAGCAGAAACTGCAGAAAGTATCGGAACAGATATGGAGATTGTTCCAGTGGATGATTTTCAAGATGCAGTGGACTATTTAGAAAGTGCTGCGAATGAATAA